A genome region from Chengkuizengella sp. SCS-71B includes the following:
- a CDS encoding FAD binding domain-containing protein, with translation MIPYDFEYYKPLTIHEAVHLFQKLDTQGKQPIYYSGGTEIISFARINLLYTKAIIDIKDIPECNVLKLENNQLVLGSCLPLTVIEDVNHFPLLTKTISEIADRTNRNKITIGGNICGQIYYREAVLPFLLSDSQVVIAGIRGLKNVPIQQAFHQQLRLKKGEFLVQIITNQNDLHLPFISIKKRQQWDTGYPLVTVAAIKKSSTLPSDISFNSSSSQIRIAFSGMSPFPYRSEQIEKDLNQQNISVQDRVDLALTHLAAPILNDIEGSSEYRKFVLKNTVQHILTTLGVE, from the coding sequence ATGATACCATATGATTTTGAATACTATAAACCTCTTACCATTCATGAAGCAGTTCATTTATTTCAAAAACTAGATACTCAAGGAAAGCAACCTATATATTATTCAGGCGGTACCGAAATCATTTCATTTGCACGTATAAATCTCCTATACACAAAAGCCATCATTGACATCAAAGACATACCTGAATGTAATGTTTTAAAGTTAGAAAATAATCAATTAGTCTTAGGCTCATGTCTTCCTCTAACTGTCATTGAAGATGTAAATCATTTTCCTTTATTAACAAAAACCATAAGTGAAATTGCTGATCGTACCAACCGCAATAAAATTACTATTGGTGGCAACATTTGTGGTCAAATCTATTACCGAGAAGCTGTATTGCCTTTTTTACTATCAGATAGTCAGGTTGTCATTGCTGGCATTCGAGGGTTAAAGAATGTACCTATTCAACAAGCTTTTCATCAACAATTGCGGTTGAAAAAAGGTGAATTTTTAGTCCAAATCATTACGAATCAAAATGATCTCCATCTGCCATTTATCAGTATAAAAAAACGCCAGCAATGGGATACTGGTTATCCTCTAGTTACAGTTGCAGCCATTAAAAAATCATCTACTCTTCCTTCAGATATTTCATTCAACTCCTCATCAAGCCAAATCCGTATAGCCTTTAGTGGAATGAGTCCATTTCCTTATCGCTCTGAACAAATTGAAAAAGACTTAAATCAACAAAATATTTCTGTCCAAGATAGAGTCGACCTAGCGTTAACACATTTGGCAGCGCCTATCCTAAACGATATTGAAGGATCTTCAGAATATCGTAAATTTGTATTAAAAAATACAGTGCAGCACATCTTAACTACATTGGGGGTTGAGTAA
- a CDS encoding xanthine dehydrogenase family protein molybdopterin-binding subunit — MDIIGKSVIRKDALDKVTGKAKYTADDLSVSMLHAKMVISPHAHARITHIDTSETWKISGVRAILAGEEFPLTGEEIRDRPPIAFDRVRYCGEVVAVVVADSPAIAKRASSSIKVTYEPLPVVNSPSQAYEKNAPLVHENIDLYHRGKGVYPEAKTNIANRTKIRKGNMELGWRKSEIVVETNFYFSPSDHAAMETRCAIAEIREDETIVIHSSSQSPFMIKKLMHNYFDIDVGKVIVNTPLVGGGYGGKASVQLELIAYLASKAVNGRKVKVLNSREEDLITSPVHIGLDATIKLGSTKDGVLQAAEILYLFDGGAYSDKAVDISRAGAVDCTGPYRINHISCDALCMYTNHPYAAPFRGFGHSEVMFAFERTMDILANKINIDPLLLRSINAIKPGDTTPSQVPVNKSNVGDISECLSHLKKIIHWDEGKIENVSDTKVRAKGICCTWKNSTIDPDAGSGITLTFNPDGSINIISGVVEIGTGTKTVLAQMLADKMKMDIHKIYVQLEVNTQSTPEHWKTVSSRGTFMAGRALLSAADDIIQQLKKLAACILRCSKEDLEVGFDRVFLRDNPKLYLNIKDICYGYKYPNGNAVGGQIIGKGNYIQRHITYYDQNTGRGNPGPEWTVAAQGVVIEFDRSDYTYKILRAITVVDLGKILNEKGALGQVMGGMSMGLSFAGRETFIFDQHGKILNPQLRTYRPLRFGEHPQYEVKFIETPVLDGPYGARSVGEHGLIGMPAALANSLSLASGVELNQLPLIPELIWKTKEGIHHDTI; from the coding sequence ATGGATATCATCGGAAAAAGTGTGATTCGAAAGGATGCATTAGATAAAGTTACTGGCAAGGCAAAATATACTGCAGATGACCTATCTGTATCTATGCTACATGCAAAAATGGTCATCAGTCCACATGCTCATGCGAGAATTACACATATTGACACATCTGAAACATGGAAAATCTCTGGTGTTCGAGCTATATTGGCAGGAGAAGAATTCCCACTTACAGGTGAAGAAATTCGTGATCGCCCTCCCATTGCCTTTGATAGAGTACGTTATTGTGGTGAGGTTGTAGCTGTTGTTGTTGCTGATAGTCCAGCCATTGCTAAAAGAGCTTCCAGTTCAATCAAAGTTACCTATGAGCCTTTACCTGTTGTAAATTCTCCAAGTCAAGCTTATGAAAAAAATGCCCCTTTAGTTCATGAAAATATAGACTTATATCACCGCGGAAAAGGTGTATATCCAGAAGCAAAAACGAACATTGCAAATCGTACGAAGATCAGAAAGGGAAACATGGAGTTAGGTTGGAGGAAAAGTGAAATTGTTGTGGAAACTAATTTTTACTTTTCTCCATCTGATCATGCCGCGATGGAAACAAGATGTGCAATTGCAGAAATACGTGAAGATGAAACCATTGTTATCCACTCCTCCTCTCAATCTCCTTTTATGATAAAAAAATTAATGCACAATTATTTCGATATTGATGTAGGAAAAGTAATTGTAAATACGCCCTTAGTTGGTGGTGGTTATGGTGGAAAAGCTTCAGTTCAATTAGAGCTTATTGCTTACCTAGCTTCTAAAGCAGTTAATGGAAGAAAAGTGAAGGTTTTAAATTCCAGAGAAGAAGATTTAATTACGTCCCCTGTCCATATTGGTTTAGATGCAACAATAAAGCTTGGAAGTACGAAGGATGGAGTATTACAGGCAGCAGAAATATTATATTTATTTGATGGGGGCGCATACTCAGATAAAGCAGTTGATATCAGTCGAGCAGGAGCTGTTGATTGTACAGGACCTTATCGTATAAACCATATTTCGTGTGATGCTTTATGCATGTATACAAATCATCCTTATGCTGCACCTTTTAGAGGTTTCGGACATTCAGAAGTCATGTTTGCTTTTGAAAGAACGATGGATATACTAGCAAATAAAATAAATATAGACCCCCTGCTTTTAAGATCCATCAATGCCATAAAGCCTGGAGACACTACTCCAAGTCAGGTACCTGTAAACAAAAGCAATGTAGGAGATATATCAGAATGTCTCTCTCATTTGAAAAAAATTATTCATTGGGATGAAGGGAAAATTGAAAATGTCAGTGATACAAAGGTTCGTGCAAAAGGAATATGTTGTACTTGGAAAAACTCAACAATCGATCCTGATGCTGGGTCTGGGATTACACTAACTTTTAATCCTGACGGCAGCATCAACATTATTTCAGGCGTTGTAGAAATAGGAACCGGAACGAAAACCGTTCTTGCACAAATGTTAGCAGATAAAATGAAGATGGATATTCATAAAATCTATGTGCAATTGGAAGTTAACACGCAATCTACCCCCGAGCATTGGAAAACGGTGTCCAGTAGAGGAACATTTATGGCAGGTCGAGCTTTACTTAGTGCAGCCGATGATATTATTCAGCAGTTAAAAAAATTAGCTGCATGTATATTAAGATGCTCTAAGGAAGATTTAGAAGTTGGATTCGACAGAGTATTTTTAAGAGATAATCCAAAACTTTATTTAAATATTAAAGATATTTGTTATGGCTATAAATACCCAAACGGGAATGCTGTTGGAGGTCAGATTATTGGCAAAGGCAATTATATTCAAAGACACATAACATATTATGATCAAAACACTGGTAGAGGAAATCCAGGTCCAGAATGGACTGTTGCTGCACAAGGGGTTGTGATAGAATTTGATCGTTCAGATTACACCTATAAAATATTAAGAGCGATTACAGTTGTTGATCTTGGAAAAATACTTAATGAAAAAGGGGCACTAGGTCAGGTCATGGGTGGAATGAGCATGGGATTAAGCTTTGCTGGACGAGAAACGTTTATTTTTGATCAACATGGAAAAATCCTAAATCCCCAACTTAGGACTTATCGCCCTCTCCGTTTTGGGGAGCATCCCCAGTATGAGGTGAAATTTATTGAAACTCCTGTTTTAGATGGTCCCTATGGTGCACGAAGTGTAGGTGAACATGGTTTAATTGGTATGCCAGCCGCTTTAGCTAACAGTTTATCACTCGCTTCTGGTGTAGAACTTAATCAACTACCTCTTATCCCAGAATTGATTTGGAAAACGAAGGAAGGCATTCACCATGATACCATATGA
- a CDS encoding nucleotidyltransferase family protein, with product MSDQIVGVFLAAGNSIRMEKNKLNLPLGEQTLGSITLKTAIQSSLDHVVVVTKKQDTLQWISPCILSPPSRKKWTQQTCISAIKGQAYSIKCGVKKAMKLQPKAIMILLADQPFISKQLINKLIENYIQNKNAYFVGPSFQNSIRPPILFSHQMFPALMHLKGDIGARYLLKKVQWREKGIIFPIEHSTPFIDVDTKEDYELAKHVWKSLK from the coding sequence ATGAGTGATCAAATCGTTGGAGTATTTCTTGCTGCAGGAAACAGTATTCGTATGGAAAAAAACAAATTGAATTTACCACTTGGAGAGCAAACACTTGGAAGCATTACATTAAAAACAGCTATACAATCCTCATTAGATCATGTTGTTGTTGTAACTAAAAAACAGGATACACTTCAATGGATTTCACCTTGTATATTATCACCACCTTCTAGAAAGAAGTGGACTCAACAAACTTGTATATCAGCCATTAAGGGGCAAGCATATTCGATAAAATGCGGTGTGAAAAAAGCAATGAAACTACAACCAAAGGCTATTATGATCCTGCTAGCGGACCAACCTTTTATATCAAAACAATTGATAAATAAATTAATTGAAAATTATATACAAAATAAAAATGCCTATTTTGTTGGTCCTTCTTTTCAAAACTCGATTAGACCCCCCATTTTATTTTCACATCAAATGTTTCCTGCACTTATGCACCTGAAAGGAGATATAGGAGCGAGATATTTATTGAAAAAAGTACAATGGAGGGAGAAAGGAATTATCTTTCCTATTGAACATTCAACCCCCTTCATTGATGTAGATACCAAAGAAGATTATGAGTTGGCAAAACATGTATGGAAGTCCCTCAAGTGA
- a CDS encoding XdhC/CoxI family protein, translating to MGNENVHHILDVIQHSSKNDVLATILHVEGTAYLKEGTMMLIQEDGLRVGMLSAGCLESDLVIRAKEVFINEKPITITYDMSEETDISWGQGTGCNGVIFILLEFLDQELKESMLNLKEALDQGIPILHIKTLTEDFKLKNNYYYSFEGNTLITSDVDLTIEIRSYLHHNQAESNPSQKSGVHKSDHFPIPFYTHIFSPKPRLIIFGAGPDVKPLVSLASLTGFSITICDWRAGFCSKEQFPLANKLIVGFPKETINTLNLTSQDYVVIMTHHFQRDQEILSTLIHQNLRYLGILGPRIRTEKLLNDKSIPSSLQSPIGLPIGAKGPQEIAISIVAELIQCLHSPLPQNEFELDNL from the coding sequence ATGGGGAACGAGAATGTTCATCACATATTAGATGTTATTCAACACTCTTCAAAAAATGATGTACTTGCTACGATTCTTCATGTAGAAGGTACAGCGTATTTAAAAGAAGGAACGATGATGTTGATCCAAGAAGACGGCCTTCGAGTGGGCATGTTAAGCGCTGGTTGTCTAGAAAGTGATCTTGTTATTAGAGCCAAAGAGGTTTTTATAAATGAGAAACCAATTACAATTACATATGATATGAGTGAAGAAACAGATATCTCCTGGGGACAGGGAACTGGATGTAATGGTGTTATATTTATTCTGTTAGAGTTTTTAGATCAAGAACTAAAAGAAAGTATGCTCAATTTAAAAGAAGCGCTTGATCAAGGTATTCCCATTCTACATATAAAAACATTAACTGAAGATTTTAAATTGAAAAATAACTACTATTACTCATTTGAAGGAAACACTTTAATTACATCGGACGTAGATTTAACAATAGAAATTCGAAGTTATCTTCATCATAACCAAGCAGAATCAAATCCATCTCAAAAAAGCGGAGTTCATAAGTCAGATCATTTCCCCATCCCATTCTATACCCACATTTTTTCACCCAAACCTAGACTCATTATTTTTGGTGCAGGACCTGATGTAAAACCACTAGTTTCTCTTGCTTCATTAACAGGGTTTTCAATCACGATATGTGATTGGAGAGCTGGATTTTGCAGTAAGGAACAATTTCCACTTGCGAACAAATTAATTGTAGGGTTTCCCAAAGAAACGATAAATACATTAAACCTTACCTCTCAAGATTATGTTGTAATTATGACGCATCATTTCCAACGAGATCAAGAAATTCTTTCCACACTCATTCATCAAAATTTACGTTATCTTGGTATCCTTGGACCTCGTATTCGAACAGAAAAATTATTAAATGATAAATCAATCCCCTCATCCCTTCAATCTCCTATCGGACTTCCCATTGGAGCAAAAGGTCCTCAGGAAATAGCCATTAGTATCGTTGCAGAGTTGATTCAATGTTTACATTCACCCTTACCTCAAAATGAGTTTGAGTTGGATAATTTATGA
- a CDS encoding SDR family oxidoreductase encodes MSKKVAIITGASSGIGQATALELSNQGFRVMLAARREDRLKQLQSEVIENGGEASYQVTDVTSFAEMETLAKATVEQFGQIDILVNNAGVMPLSFLSSRKVEEWDLMVDVNIKGVLYGIGAVLPYMEEQKSGHIINISSVAGHKVMPSSSVYSGTKFAVRAITEGLRQEMKSGQNIRTTIICPGAVATELTHTITDENIIRNLQENYSDVQTLKGEDIAKAIAYAVKQPDHVDVSEIIIRPTEQAL; translated from the coding sequence GTGAGTAAAAAAGTAGCCATTATTACAGGAGCAAGTAGTGGGATTGGTCAAGCAACAGCTCTTGAATTATCTAATCAAGGATTCAGAGTCATGTTAGCAGCAAGACGAGAAGACAGATTAAAACAGCTTCAATCTGAAGTGATTGAAAATGGTGGAGAGGCTTCTTACCAAGTAACGGATGTAACTTCTTTTGCGGAGATGGAAACTTTAGCGAAAGCAACCGTTGAACAATTTGGTCAAATTGATATTCTTGTTAACAATGCGGGGGTTATGCCATTATCATTTTTAAGCAGTAGAAAAGTAGAAGAATGGGATCTCATGGTAGATGTTAATATTAAAGGTGTCCTTTATGGGATTGGGGCTGTTCTCCCGTATATGGAAGAACAAAAATCTGGACATATTATTAACATTTCATCTGTAGCTGGTCATAAAGTTATGCCATCAAGTTCTGTTTACAGCGGTACAAAGTTTGCAGTAAGAGCGATCACTGAAGGATTACGTCAGGAAATGAAATCTGGACAAAACATTCGTACAACCATTATTTGCCCTGGAGCTGTAGCAACAGAATTGACACATACGATCACTGATGAGAATATCATCCGTAACTTACAAGAAAATTATTCAGATGTACAAACTTTAAAAGGTGAGGATATTGCAAAAGCAATCGCATATGCAGTAAAACAACCTGATCACGTAGATGTGAGCGAAATTATCATTCGCCCTACAGAACAAGCTTTATAA
- a CDS encoding SDR family oxidoreductase: protein MTKKVAIITGASSGIGQATALELSNQGFRVMLAARREDRLKQLQSEVINNGGEASYQVTDVTSFKEMETLAKATVEQFGQIDILVNNAGIMPLSLLNKIKVDEWDRMVDVNIKGVLYGIGAVLPYMEEQKSGHIINVSSVAGHRVGPGMSVYSGTKFAVRAITEGLRQEMKSGQNIRTTIISPGAVATELAQTITDEDIISGFQERFKDLEFLRGEDIAKGIYYAVSQPDHVDVSEIIIRPTEQS from the coding sequence ATGACGAAAAAGGTAGCCATTATTACTGGAGCAAGTAGTGGGATCGGTCAAGCAACAGCCCTTGAATTATCAAATCAGGGATTCAGAGTCATGTTAGCAGCAAGACGAGAAGACAGATTAAAGCAGTTGCAATCGGAAGTGATCAATAATGGTGGCGAAGCTTCTTACCAAGTAACAGATGTAACTTCTTTTAAGGAGATGGAAACATTAGCAAAAGCAACCGTTGAGCAATTTGGTCAAATTGATATCCTAGTGAACAATGCCGGAATCATGCCATTATCATTATTAAACAAAATAAAAGTGGATGAGTGGGATCGTATGGTTGATGTCAATATTAAAGGAGTTTTGTATGGGATTGGCGCCGTTCTCCCGTATATGGAAGAACAAAAATCTGGACATATTATCAACGTGTCCTCTGTAGCAGGACATCGAGTGGGACCAGGAATGTCCGTTTATAGTGGTACTAAATTCGCTGTAAGAGCGATCACTGAAGGATTACGTCAAGAAATGAAATCTGGACAAAACATCCGTACAACTATTATTAGTCCTGGAGCAGTTGCAACTGAATTAGCACAAACGATCACTGATGAAGATATTATCAGTGGGTTCCAAGAAAGATTTAAAGATTTAGAATTTCTAAGGGGAGAAGATATTGCAAAAGGCATCTATTATGCAGTTTCACAACCCGACCATGTAGATGTGAGTGAAATTATCATCCGCCCAACAGAGCAATCATAG
- a CDS encoding TetR/AcrR family transcriptional regulator, whose amino-acid sequence MRKIDPELREEMRKTYVLKLMNVIRLKGFNTLKIQDMAEHMQISKASFYNYFSSKEEIIQELTGTYIAYYEEVDQTILNKEITYIDRFQKVFEQEVLTFIYISELFFEELKVGFPELYEGIISARRKRKMNIRQFYEMGMKEGIFQSLNPSILMLQDEVMLRRLLDPAFLLEEGLTIKQVLFDYYQAKKVQIFKPDELKRINDKLTILEKIEFLSLKLSNSYSS is encoded by the coding sequence ATGCGCAAAATCGATCCTGAATTAAGGGAAGAGATGAGAAAAACATACGTATTGAAATTAATGAATGTGATTCGTTTAAAAGGGTTTAATACCTTAAAAATACAAGATATGGCTGAACATATGCAGATCAGCAAAGCATCATTTTACAATTATTTTTCTTCTAAAGAAGAAATCATACAAGAGCTTACTGGGACCTATATTGCATATTATGAAGAGGTTGATCAAACCATTTTAAATAAAGAAATCACTTATATAGATCGTTTTCAAAAAGTATTTGAACAAGAAGTACTCACTTTCATTTATATTTCTGAATTGTTCTTTGAAGAATTAAAGGTTGGATTTCCTGAATTATATGAAGGAATTATTTCGGCACGTCGAAAAAGAAAAATGAACATTAGACAGTTTTACGAAATGGGAATGAAAGAAGGGATATTCCAGTCTTTAAATCCTAGTATTCTCATGTTGCAGGATGAAGTGATGTTGAGAAGATTGCTTGATCCAGCGTTCCTATTAGAAGAAGGGCTCACAATAAAACAAGTGTTATTTGACTATTATCAAGCCAAAAAAGTTCAAATTTTTAAACCTGATGAGCTAAAAAGAATAAATGATAAATTAACAATATTGGAAAAAATTGAGTTTCTCTCTCTTAAGTTATCTAATTCGTATTCATCATAA
- the trmB gene encoding tRNA (guanosine(46)-N7)-methyltransferase TrmB has protein sequence MGRLRRRSDTLEFLKNAKDVVELEPQANKGRWREVFGNDNPIHVELGMGKGKFISEMSLKYPEFNFIGIDLYDELVRKASEKAYVLREKHGVPNIDNLRLVLMNIEKIEEIFDENEIDQIYLNFSDPWPKKRHASRRLTHANFLKKYQTVLKNQGEIHLKTDSVSLFEFSLNSFADLDLKMKNIKLDLHKEGTPENHVFTEYEEKFVEQGIRIHRCEVILLK, from the coding sequence ATGGGCAGATTAAGACGCCGATCAGATACACTTGAATTTTTAAAAAACGCTAAAGATGTGGTAGAACTTGAACCACAAGCTAACAAAGGCAGATGGAGAGAAGTTTTTGGTAATGATAACCCTATTCACGTAGAGTTAGGGATGGGAAAAGGAAAATTCATTTCTGAAATGAGCTTGAAGTATCCTGAATTCAATTTTATAGGGATAGATTTATATGATGAGTTAGTTCGAAAAGCAAGTGAGAAGGCATATGTTTTAAGGGAAAAACATGGTGTGCCAAACATAGATAATTTAAGACTTGTTTTAATGAATATTGAGAAAATAGAAGAAATTTTTGACGAGAATGAAATTGATCAAATTTATTTAAACTTTAGTGATCCATGGCCAAAAAAAAGACATGCTTCACGTAGATTAACTCATGCAAACTTCTTAAAAAAATATCAAACTGTTTTAAAAAATCAGGGAGAGATTCATTTAAAGACAGATTCTGTTTCCCTCTTTGAGTTTTCTTTAAATTCATTCGCTGATTTAGATTTAAAAATGAAAAATATAAAGTTGGACTTGCATAAAGAGGGTACGCCTGAAAACCATGTCTTTACAGAATATGAAGAAAAATTTGTTGAACAAGGTATTAGAATTCATCGTTGTGAAGTGATTTTGTTGAAATAA
- a CDS encoding MGDG synthase family glycosyltransferase yields the protein MQQKNILILSEGFGTGHTQAAYAISEGLKNQFIHTKVIELLKFLHPNLAPHFFKVYRKTLDVQPKIYEKLYKSQFENSLNRFTQMMLHRIFYARTYSFIDHFQPDTILCTHPFPNAVIARLKRLGLQVPLYTVVTDYVIHGAWITPETDKYLIPTEEIKRQLIKKNVPEEKIMISGIPIHSKFWKTNEKLKIRDKFGLQPMPTVLIMGGGWGMMKYNELIEYLLSWKEKIQFIICMGNNEKARKKIISNSKFEHPNIHILGFTKAIDELMDVSDLLITKPGGITCTEGLVKQLPMLFYNPIPGHEEENCQFFLNHHLGEKLTSIDELKFWLNQLVQQQKITFQSKPLCTTQFSVDEINCLI from the coding sequence TTGCAACAAAAAAATATACTCATTTTATCAGAAGGATTCGGTACAGGTCATACACAAGCCGCATATGCCATTTCAGAAGGTCTAAAAAATCAATTTATTCATACAAAGGTAATTGAATTATTAAAATTTCTACATCCAAATTTAGCGCCTCATTTCTTTAAAGTATATAGAAAAACATTAGATGTACAACCTAAAATATATGAAAAATTGTATAAATCCCAATTTGAAAATTCACTGAATCGTTTCACTCAAATGATGCTCCATCGCATTTTTTACGCTAGAACATATTCATTTATTGATCATTTTCAACCTGACACCATCCTTTGTACTCATCCTTTTCCAAATGCCGTAATTGCCAGATTAAAAAGATTAGGACTTCAAGTACCTTTATATACAGTAGTTACTGATTATGTTATTCACGGGGCATGGATAACACCTGAGACAGATAAATATTTAATACCTACTGAAGAAATAAAAAGACAATTAATTAAAAAAAATGTGCCTGAAGAAAAAATTATGATCTCTGGCATTCCAATACACTCTAAATTTTGGAAGACAAATGAAAAGTTAAAAATAAGGGACAAGTTCGGATTGCAACCTATGCCTACTGTACTCATTATGGGTGGCGGCTGGGGAATGATGAAATACAATGAGTTAATTGAATATTTATTATCTTGGAAGGAAAAAATTCAATTCATTATCTGTATGGGGAATAATGAAAAAGCTCGAAAAAAGATCATTTCAAACTCTAAATTTGAACATCCTAATATCCATATTCTTGGTTTTACTAAGGCAATTGATGAGTTAATGGATGTTTCAGATTTATTAATAACAAAACCAGGGGGGATTACCTGTACAGAGGGTTTAGTAAAACAGTTGCCTATGTTATTTTATAACCCTATTCCAGGTCATGAGGAAGAGAATTGTCAATTCTTCTTAAACCATCATTTAGGGGAAAAACTTACTTCAATTGATGAGTTAAAATTTTGGTTAAATCAATTGGTACAACAACAAAAAATAACATTTCAATCAAAACCTTTATGCACAACTCAATTCTCTGTAGATGAAATTAATTGTCTGATTTGA
- a CDS encoding phosphatase PAP2 family protein codes for MLYRLKMIENQIFFFINVKLKNKILDIIMTNITHLGGAIFTICITLALSIFASAPWKHVAFMSLVSLSVSHIPVAVIKKTYKRLRPYLVIKHVITYKNPLKDHSFPSGHTTAIFSIIIPFVISIPVMSIILLPLGFIVALSRIYLGLHYPSDVFAGLIIGTLTGISVTNILG; via the coding sequence ATGTTATATCGATTGAAAATGATTGAAAATCAAATATTTTTCTTTATAAATGTAAAATTAAAAAATAAAATTTTAGATATTATCATGACGAACATTACTCATTTAGGCGGGGCTATTTTCACTATATGTATAACTTTAGCATTATCTATTTTTGCATCTGCACCATGGAAACATGTCGCTTTCATGAGTTTAGTGTCATTAAGTGTAAGTCACATTCCGGTTGCTGTCATTAAAAAAACTTATAAAAGATTAAGACCTTATTTAGTTATCAAACATGTGATTACTTATAAAAATCCATTAAAGGATCATTCTTTTCCATCAGGTCACACCACTGCTATTTTTTCAATCATTATACCATTTGTCATTAGCATACCTGTAATGAGCATCATATTACTGCCGTTAGGTTTCATCGTTGCATTATCTAGAATATATTTAGGACTTCATTACCCATCTGATGTATTTGCAGGTTTAATCATTGGTACATTAACCGGTATATCTGTAACAAATATCTTAGGTTAG
- the infC gene encoding translation initiation factor IF-3: protein MINESIRAREVRLIGAEGDQLGIKPIKEALRLAYDANLDLVAVAPTAKPPVCRIIDYGKYRYEAQKKEKEARKNQKVVDIKEVRFSSKIEEHDYQTKLRNVIKFLKAEDKVKCSIRFRGREITHADIGKKVLDRVIEDVKEYAEVERRPRLDGRSMIMVLAPITKK, encoded by the coding sequence ATCATTAACGAATCTATAAGAGCTAGAGAGGTTCGTTTAATTGGAGCCGAGGGAGACCAGCTTGGAATCAAACCTATTAAAGAAGCGTTGCGTTTAGCATATGATGCAAATTTAGATTTAGTTGCTGTTGCTCCAACAGCAAAACCACCAGTCTGTCGTATTATAGATTATGGTAAATATCGTTATGAAGCACAGAAAAAAGAAAAAGAAGCACGTAAGAATCAAAAAGTTGTGGATATTAAAGAGGTGCGTTTCAGCTCTAAAATCGAAGAACATGATTATCAAACTAAGCTGCGTAATGTAATCAAATTCCTTAAGGCAGAAGATAAGGTGAAGTGTTCGATTCGTTTTCGGGGTCGTGAGATTACACATGCTGACATTGGTAAAAAAGTACTTGATAGAGTAATCGAAGACGTTAAAGAGTATGCCGAAGTTGAGCGTAGACCTAGACTTGATGGTCGAAGCATGATTATGGTACTTGCTCCGATAACAAAAAAATAG
- the rpmI gene encoding 50S ribosomal protein L35, with the protein MPKMKTHSSLKGRFKVTGTGKIKRHKRGKNHLLAKKSGRQKNLMKTQPIMAKGDVKRLAQQLSNLK; encoded by the coding sequence ATGCCTAAAATGAAAACTCACAGCAGTTTAAAAGGTCGTTTTAAAGTGACAGGCACTGGTAAAATTAAAAGACATAAACGTGGTAAAAACCACTTGTTAGCTAAAAAGTCAGGAAGACAGAAAAACTTAATGAAAACTCAACCAATCATGGCTAAAGGTGACGTTAAACGTTTAGCTCAACAATTATCAAATCTTAAATAA
- the rplT gene encoding 50S ribosomal protein L20 has product MARVKGGFVARRRRKKVLKLAKGYFGSKHRIYKTANEQVMKSLLYAYRDRRQRKRDFRKLWIVRINAAARTNGLSYSKLMHGLKLAGVDINRKMLADLAVNDSQGFTNLANVAKEKINA; this is encoded by the coding sequence ATGGCAAGAGTAAAAGGTGGATTTGTTGCACGTCGTCGTCGTAAAAAAGTATTAAAACTTGCTAAAGGTTACTTTGGCTCTAAACATAGAATTTATAAAACTGCGAATGAACAGGTTATGAAATCATTGTTATATGCATATCGTGACCGTCGCCAGCGCAAACGTGATTTCCGTAAATTATGGATTGTACGTATCAATGCTGCTGCTCGTACAAATGGTTTAAGTTATAGTAAATTAATGCATGGATTAAAGCTTGCAGGTGTAGATATTAACCGTAAAATGTTAGCAGACCTTGCAGTAAATGATTCACAAGGTTTCACTAACCTTGCAAATGTAGCAAAAGAAAAAATTAATGCCTAA